Proteins encoded by one window of Sphingosinicella sp. BN140058:
- the pelA gene encoding pectate lyase, producing MISRISRTMAAGLALCVLAGPMPAIAKVIGTNVPAQSLTHERIAALPAAERAAWAAYLRRSEAQMRADRASLAAELPAGATPPPPPQAVGGGKGNMPLDRDASWYGGTEARAVADTIVSFQTPAGGWSKNQDRAIAPRRPGQRFANDAETMDPDRSNFDAPADRFWTFVGTLDNDATTTEMRFLARVAEQLPAAEAARYRASFVKGVRYLLAAQYPNGGWPQNWPLEGGFHDAITFNDNAVAHAATLLQEVAAGGARYGFVPADLRRQAARAADRGIAIIIRAQVRIGGTLAGWPQQVDPLTLAPSSARNYEPQSIASAETTDILLFLMQQPRPSSAVNAAIRGGIAWLKAKAIYNQAWTHTPEGRKIVPQQGAGPIWSRNYSITTGQPIFGDKDKSIHDDVNFISIGRRNGYNWYVTSPQQAIDAFAKWSSNNPG from the coding sequence ATGATCTCGAGGATCTCACGCACGATGGCGGCAGGACTGGCCCTGTGCGTGCTCGCTGGGCCGATGCCGGCGATCGCCAAGGTGATCGGCACCAACGTGCCGGCGCAGTCGCTGACTCACGAACGGATCGCCGCCCTTCCCGCCGCCGAGCGTGCGGCATGGGCCGCCTATCTTCGTCGCTCCGAAGCGCAGATGCGCGCAGATCGTGCGTCACTCGCTGCGGAATTGCCGGCCGGCGCGACGCCGCCACCGCCTCCGCAGGCCGTGGGCGGCGGCAAGGGCAATATGCCGCTCGACCGCGATGCGTCCTGGTATGGCGGCACCGAGGCACGCGCCGTTGCGGACACGATCGTCAGCTTCCAGACCCCGGCTGGCGGCTGGAGCAAGAACCAGGATCGCGCCATCGCCCCGCGGCGCCCCGGCCAGCGTTTCGCCAACGATGCCGAGACGATGGATCCCGATCGCTCGAATTTCGACGCCCCCGCGGATCGTTTCTGGACCTTCGTCGGCACGCTGGACAACGACGCGACCACGACCGAGATGCGCTTCCTGGCACGGGTCGCCGAGCAGCTTCCGGCCGCCGAGGCCGCCAGATACCGGGCGAGCTTCGTGAAAGGCGTGCGCTACCTGCTCGCCGCCCAATATCCCAACGGCGGCTGGCCGCAGAATTGGCCGCTGGAAGGCGGCTTCCACGATGCGATCACGTTCAACGACAATGCCGTCGCCCACGCCGCCACCCTGCTCCAGGAGGTCGCCGCCGGCGGCGCACGATACGGCTTCGTTCCCGCCGATCTGCGGCGCCAGGCCGCGAGGGCTGCCGATCGCGGCATCGCGATCATCATCCGGGCGCAGGTGAGAATTGGCGGAACGCTGGCAGGCTGGCCGCAGCAGGTCGATCCGCTGACTCTGGCGCCGAGCTCCGCGCGCAATTACGAGCCTCAGTCGATCGCCAGCGCAGAGACCACCGACATTCTGCTGTTCCTGATGCAGCAGCCAAGGCCATCGTCGGCCGTCAACGCGGCGATCCGGGGCGGGATCGCCTGGCTCAAGGCCAAGGCGATTTACAATCAGGCCTGGACGCACACCCCGGAAGGCCGAAAAATCGTTCCACAACAGGGTGCCGGGCCGATTTGGTCGCGCAATTACAGCATCACCACCGGCCAGCCGATCTTCGGCGACAAGGACAAGAGCATCCACGACGACGTCAACTTCATCTCGATAGGCCGTCGCAAC